Genomic window (Candidatus Bathyarchaeia archaeon):
AGGAGAGGCTTTAAGATCGTGGAAATTCCGACAACCTATAAGCCACGGATCTATGGCAGATCCAAACTTAAAAGGATAAAGGCTGGGCTGGAAATATTCAGGGTTCTACTTAAGGGAATAAAGGATTGAACATGAGGGTTTTTAAGAATCCTTTGAGAAAGGTTAGGGAATTCTACGAAAAAGACAGCCACGCATTTTCAATAATCATCGCTTTAGCTGCTGCCTTCATCCTCCTTATATACAGCTACATCGCTTTCACGAAACCAAATGAGTTTGTTTCCCTTTCTGTGCTTGACGAGCAGAAAACAGCTAAAAACTATCCTGAACTCCTAGTAATCGGCGAAAACAACACATGTAGATTATGGGTAGTTGTCGAAAACCACATGCAGAGAAACATAACCTGTAAGGTTTTATTAAAAATCACAGAACAGGCAATCCAGTCTGTCCCCCTCCAAATCGAGAGTGCCCAAAATTACA
Coding sequences:
- a CDS encoding DUF1616 domain-containing protein, whose protein sequence is MRVFKNPLRKVREFYEKDSHAFSIIIALAAAFILLIYSYIAFTKPNEFVSLSVLDEQKTAKNYPELLVIGENNTCRLWVVVENHMQRNITCKVLLKITEQAIQSVPLQIESAQNYTVMLNKGELWEKQVAITFNKAGNFYLVFELWTYNEKTGDFEFSNNFCVLSLKVVGV